The Bacteroides fragilis NCTC 9343 genome includes the window CCAACTCGAAACCATACGATTTCATGTCGGCATTATTGATTTTAGGAACACCTGTACCCAGAATAGATGGGAGTTCCGGAGCGGTGGCAATCATGTCGTATGTGTAACGTACGAAATAGTCGAATGAACCGGTCAGACGGTTGTTGAATAATCCCCAGTCCAGACCGGCATCCCATGTTTCGATGGTTTCCCAGGTCTTTTCGCTACTGACGATACCCGGATTGCTGGCATAATTCTGGCGTACACCGTTTACTAACCATCCGTAGTTCTGTCCTTGCGGTAAAGTCTGGTAGAAAGGATACCAGGCTTCATTGGTGTTGGTGTTACCCAACTGTCCCCACGATGCTCTCAGTTTCAGTGTACCAATTTTCAACTTGTTGGCGGTTTCTTCGAAAAAAGCTTCACGGGCGATGTTCCAACCACCTGAGAATGACGGGAAGAATCCCCAACGTTTGTCGCCGATAAAGCGTGAAGAACCATCGTAGCGTCCGTTGGCTTCCAGCATGTAGCGGTCTTTGTAGTTCCAGTTTAAACGGGCAAAGAAACCGGCCACTGAGGTATGTCTGTATCCACCTGCTACACTGGGTTCACCTACTGCGGTATTAATTGTCGGTACGGATGGAGTAATCAAGGTTGATTTGTCCGCACTTACACTGCGGTCCTTGTACAGCTCGGCGTTGAAACCTACCATTGCCTTGAAATAGTGCCCGTTATCCAGTTGCTTGAAGTAATCTGAATAGATATTGGTAGAATAGTAATTCTCTTTATAAGCATATTCAGACACTTTTGAACCGCCTACCGGATAGCTGCCTACACCTGCATCCCATGTCATACCTACCGGGTTACCGTCTACATCGTGCTGATAAACAGGCAGTACTTCCCAATGTTGGTTATTGGCGGTCACACGCAAACTTCCTTCTACATAAATTTTCCAGTTCTTGATTGGTTCGAAGGTCAGTTGCAGTTGTTGTGTGAAGAGGTCCTTCTGGTTGATTTGTCTGCCTCCGTCTTCCAGCTGGATCAGTTCGGATGGTTCGGTCAGGTATCCGTTATCGTCATAGACAGGTACAGTCGGCCAGCGGCGTGCCACATTGTGGAAGAACAATCCCGTCAGGTAACTTGGACGATCATAATCTTCACGTGTCCATTTGGTTGAATATCCCAATGTAAACCAGTCTGTGATGTTACTTGTGATTCGACCATTTAAAGTGTAGCGCTGGAAGGTGTCTTTGCCATGGCGGATCAAACCTTTCTGATCGAGAAAGCTTCCACTGACAATATATTGAGTTTTATCTGTGCCACCACTGATGCTAAGATTGTGATCCATGGAAGGAACCCAATCTTCATACACTTCCTTAAACCAGTCGGTATTTGCATTCGATCCCGTATAGTAGTTCCATCGGCGTGATTGTTCGTTAAAGGTAGCTGATGATTTTAAGGTACCATCCTGGTATGCTTTGATGCGTTCCAGTTGCTCTTTACTGAAAACAGTACCACCATTATCATTTGCCGCTGCACGGTTAAAGTATTGTGCGAAAGTATAAGAATCCAGCATTTCAGGAATATTAGTCGCATCAGAGAAGCGCACATTACCCGAATAGGTCACTCTGGGTTTTCCCGATTGTCCGCTTTTGGTTTTTACCAAAACCACACCGAATGCGGCACGTGCACCATAAATAGAAGCTGATGCAGCATCTTTCAGTACTGATACCGATTCAATATCATTGGGGTTTACTGTATTCAGGCTGCCCTCGATGCCATCGATCAATACCAATGGAGACGATCCGGAGCCGTCGCCGATGGTACCTGTACCACGAATATTAATACTCATCTCACTATCCAGTGAACCACCACCGTTGTTGACGGAGAGGTTCAAACCCGGTACCACGCCTTGTAAAGCTTGCGATACATTTTGTACCGGACGAGCTTCAAGTACTTCGGAATTGACCATGCCTACGGCACCGGTGACATTAACCTTTTTCTGTGAGCCATAACCAACTACCACTACCTCATCTATCATTTCACTATCTTCTTTTAAGACAATGTGCATTGGGGTTGATTCGGCTTTTACAATGACCGTTTTATATCCCACATAGGATATTTCAAGTGTAGCACCTTTGGCTACATCGATGGAGAATTTACCATCTAAATTGGTGATTGTTCCATTAGGCGCGTCTTTTACTTTTACAGAAACGCCGATTAGAGGTTCGCCGGTCTGATCTACTACAGTACCGTTCGCTTTTACCTTTTGCTGCTGAATACTGGCAACTTCGTGTTTTTCATACGTATCTGCAACTGCTTGTTGGGGTGCCATACACCATAGCATGATAGATGCAGCAATTGCCATTTTTAGGCGATTGGTTTCCCGAAACCGTATAAGGCTTGGAAACAGGTTGATTTTTTTTGTCATACACTAAATTGTTCGGTTAAACTTCATTTTGAATAGTTTGTTTCTTAGGTTTCCCGGAAAAATGGTTTTCCGGAGTTTGTGTGAGGTCATTTCTCTGTTTTTTATCTCATAAGCTTTTTAAATTAGGGTTATTCTATTTATTGTGTTTTATGATCTATCTTTACATTGTTGCTTCAGGCTTAGTTCTGTTGGTACTTAATTGATTATGACAGTCTGATATGTTGTAATAGGCGTACAGATATACTATGGACCTCAATAATGTTATCTGTTGTTTATTAGTTGGTTATAGTAGATATTGACTGACCGGTAGGGGGATTGGGTTCCAATATTATTGAGTATTACTTATAGTCTACTATATTTGCCAAAGAAGTATATTCCTGTT containing:
- a CDS encoding SusC/RagA family TonB-linked outer membrane protein, giving the protein MTKKINLFPSLIRFRETNRLKMAIAASIMLWCMAPQQAVADTYEKHEVASIQQQKVKANGTVVDQTGEPLIGVSVKVKDAPNGTITNLDGKFSIDVAKGATLEISYVGYKTVIVKAESTPMHIVLKEDSEMIDEVVVVGYGSQKKVNVTGAVGMVNSEVLEARPVQNVSQALQGVVPGLNLSVNNGGGSLDSEMSINIRGTGTIGDGSGSSPLVLIDGIEGSLNTVNPNDIESVSVLKDAASASIYGARAAFGVVLVKTKSGQSGKPRVTYSGNVRFSDATNIPEMLDSYTFAQYFNRAAANDNGGTVFSKEQLERIKAYQDGTLKSSATFNEQSRRWNYYTGSNANTDWFKEVYEDWVPSMDHNLSISGGTDKTQYIVSGSFLDQKGLIRHGKDTFQRYTLNGRITSNITDWFTLGYSTKWTREDYDRPSYLTGLFFHNVARRWPTVPVYDDNGYLTEPSELIQLEDGGRQINQKDLFTQQLQLTFEPIKNWKIYVEGSLRVTANNQHWEVLPVYQHDVDGNPVGMTWDAGVGSYPVGGSKVSEYAYKENYYSTNIYSDYFKQLDNGHYFKAMVGFNAELYKDRSVSADKSTLITPSVPTINTAVGEPSVAGGYRHTSVAGFFARLNWNYKDRYMLEANGRYDGSSRFIGDKRWGFFPSFSGGWNIAREAFFEETANKLKIGTLKLRASWGQLGNTNTNEAWYPFYQTLPQGQNYGWLVNGVRQNYASNPGIVSSEKTWETIETWDAGLDWGLFNNRLTGSFDYFVRYTYDMIATAPELPSILGTGVPKINNADMKSYGFELEIGWRDRIKNFSYGVKFVLSDAQQKILKYNNPDKSLSNPYYEGQKLGEIWGYKTIGIAQSDEEMNQHLANAKQPMGQKWAAGDIMYADLDNSGSVDQGNYKVGDSGDWQIIGNNTPRFNYGITIDAAWKGLDFRAFVQGIGKRDYWLNGPYFWGFSGGGEWASAGFKEHWDFWRPEGDPLGANTNSYFARVIRGTSKNQQRQTRYLQDASYWRLKNIQIGYTLPKVWTKKAGMESVRVYVSGDNLLTVSDITGVFDPENLGTQWTDPGKVYPLQKVIAIGLTVNF